The Megalobrama amblycephala isolate DHTTF-2021 linkage group LG8, ASM1881202v1, whole genome shotgun sequence region TATAGGGACGTATAGCCAGTcataaatctaatttaaattactgttaaaaataacGTTTATTGGTTTTTGCACTCAGACAAGATCAATcgcatttaaaaaacaaaacaaaaaacctgaattaaaataaaaatttgcacCACCCACAGCTTgtgaaataaatattgttttaattttttgcacTATATGGAAAAGTCATTTTGCTGAATTTAGTTTGAAATGTTCCTTCAACAACATTTAAACACATTCTGAGTTTAAAATCTTgcaaaaaaaacttacattaaaaataacattttccaaAGTGACAAAGGCCATTTAGCCAGTTCTTTTGCCATTCttgcaaattaaaaacaatgcaACATTAATGCAACATTTCAACTATTTTTGTCTGCAGTTTCTGCAGTCAAATGATAGTTGATGTTCATATTTTGCAACGGCCTACTCCCTGTTACAAGAATTCAAGAATGTGAGGGAAACTCTGATCTTGTTACAGTGAAGCTCTTTAACAAGAATGCAAGGGATGTGGTTCATTCTCTTGAACAACAGATGAAGTAAGGAAATGAACATGTTCCAAGATTACCAAGCTGTCTGACCAAAAAGCAACAAGATTGCATCAAAAACGCGCTGTGCTTCATGCAAGCATGGCAGCACACATTAGTTATCTGGGCagattagataaaaaaaaattataaacaaaCAGCTCAGGCGTATAGCCAAGATCAGGAAGTAGTGCGATTTTGGTCTGCACACCTTGGTCTTGATATCTGCAGCCGTGCAGCCCTGCAGATGGTGCTGCAACTTCAAAAAGAGTAGAGGAAATGAATATCAGACTAATTTAGCTACTAAGAACATTCTTCCGTGAACATCataagaaaaattattttctaatttttcACATGCTTTCTACTCTCACAATAGTTGTCCACATCTTGGATTGAGCTGCATGCATGTCAGGGAATTTTATGGTTAACAAACCTTACTTCTCCTTTCAGATCCTTTTACAAAACGTTTCACCTGTGCAGGGGTGGTCGAACTCTGATGCAAACCATTTTCATGTAGCAGACgtaataacaagaaaaaatggaaaacacttcTGGAAATGACCAAAGCAGCTTCATATTACAGAAATAACatttatcataaaaaaattatcttcaCTATGCATCTCATTGGCATACTATATTTGTAGAAAACTGTAGAAGTTGGTAAAGACTCAGTCCTCAGACGTTTTATCTAACCAAACTTTGGTTTTCTTTTCCTTTAACTCAAAACCAAATAAGCAGACGTGAGGTTTAGAATTAAACTGTTAACAGCCCTCAGTGTAAAGCACCTGCTTGTGGTTTCGTAAGAAGGTGCATAACGCCATTTAGCTTCAAGGGTAGGAACGTGAGTGCTTGTGCGTGGATGGAAATTTTCAACCGAAAGCTGTCGCCTCCCCAGAACCATTTTTTTGCGTTTCTAGAGACAGAGGCAGGGAACGTTGTCGACGATCGGAAGAAACATAATGTAGGTGGGGACAATACCATCTCTGATGTTGCTATACAAAAATCATGAGAATGAAAAAGCATGATCTGTTCTAAATGCTAGTCCTAGTTTCTATGGAATCAATCAATTATCAACTTTGAGAAGAGTTTTGAGACCAGAGGGATGACCCTgaaggcaattttttttttatatgtgaaCAAcaggaaatgtaaaaataatcatgttttttttctgatatTTATACTGGAGAATATTAACAATCTTCTAGAGTTAGTCctttatttaaattgtacatTAGACATCATATAATGGGACACATTGCACTGAATGACAGCAACTCACAGTATGAAGCAAGAaatgcaatacaatacaatacaataaaaatataactgtCTACATAAATGTCAGGTGTTTATGCAGCCCATTTATTTCCATTTCACAGAAACAACATTAAACCTTTATAATAAGGCTACAGACAAACAAACCATTGAATAAATAAAGGAAAGATTCTCAGAAGTTGTCCTTAGCCCACTTAAATATGGGAAACTCAGCTAATTCGTCATATTTCTCTCAGGAATGCATGAGTCACTATACAGGACATGTCTGTGGTAAACAACTGTGTCGACGTGGAAATGACTATAATCTTACTGCATTCAGTGATCTACCTACATCGACTGCAGTGCAAGTTTAGGCGCTGTGAAATTTAACCAATAAGCAGATTTCAAAGAAGAACTCTAAGTAATGAATTGAAATCAATTCATGGCTTACATAAAATTAGCCATCTGAATTCAAATGGATGAGCATCTACACTGCACATGTGCAATgtgatcaaaagtgactttGAACACTTTCACGTGGGTGAATCTCAATTTTGTTTCGGACCTCAAATacatctgtatttaattttgtcCCATTTCAAACCAGTTGCCCGAAATAAGTCCTAAACAACCCCTAAATTAAGCTAGCTTTCTGATTGACTACATCATTCTCACAACATCTACCGAAGccattaaaaatagaaacaatatttttttctaaaatgtaagaAAATTGCAACTAAgcactgatatatttttttttttttttttttttaagtggtgTTATTATGTACACttcattttaaggtgtccttgttaaaGTGTAATTATACTGAGTAATactaattaacaacatgtacttgcTATGTAATTACGGTTAGGGCTTGGTTTAAAGTTAGatgcttgtaattatgcataatttgctgttattactatagtaagaaCATGTAAGATGTGTAAAagggacactgtaaaataaagtactaCCTTAAGTTAAGAGCAATTTAACTAGTTACATAACAACTACTACTAAAAAAAAttccacaaaaacaaacactaagGCCATTGAAAACTGCGTTAGACAAGTAAGGACAGGCACTTTTCTCCAGATTCTTCAACAGGCTTTCTGCATATGCTCTCTAAAGAGAATAAATGTAAGAAGGATGAATAGAGAgtagccacacacacacaaacacacagacacatggTCAAATTATCAACTAAGGGTACTCCACCTTTTCGAGAATCCACTTTCTTGTGGTTATGAATGCAGTGGGTGATTTTACACTTGTGGTACAGGAGTCCAGACAGAAGAAGAATACCAACGCATAGCATGACCAGCCCTagaatgaaatattaattcatgcttagcaagaaagaaacaaaattgTAATTGATTTATATATCTGGAAGCAATGAAGAAAGAGTACAAAAGCTGTCGAAGTTGCCGTCTTTGTTGGAAGAGGAGGCCGTAGTATTAGAATGGGCTGTGGAAGAGGAGGTCATAGTTCTTGAAGGGCCAGCAGAACTGATGGTAGCTGTCTTCAGTGTGGTAATATGTATTGTAGAACCTTCATTCACTATTTCTGATCCATTTTTGCAGACGGCATCAGAAGTGCTGGTGCCTGCGATCTTAATCCCACTTTTACATCTAcagatgaaaaaaatgtatgcaattgtggcagaaaaaaaaacaataataaaagaaTTATTCAGTCAAAggttaaaattctgtcatcatttactcatgctGATGTCATTACAAACCTGTACGACGTCCTTtcttctttaaaacacaaaGACGATATTTCCATattccatacaatggaagttacaaaaataaacattcttcaaaatatgttcttttatgttccaaagaaagaaagaaagtcatacaggcaTTTGGAATGACGTGAGattgtgtaaatgatgacaaaatttaaattttggggTGAGCTTTCCCTTTGAAGTtttacagctgaatcatcaaaTATGCACAAGAGGGCGCtgattatacatttaaataaagctgCTGAGATGATTAAATATGCTTTGGGgtcatcaatgaaattcattcaaCTTTTTACTGGGGAATTTTTATGTGTTAGCTCCCCCTCATACCATAGACTTGGGTCCCCTTCGCATCTCTGAGCTTGAGAACATAGTTCTCGGTTGTCTCCCCCTGGGTATATATATCTTTTGAcataaacatttgaatgttcATAAAAACTTACTCTCTCCAGTTTTGACAAGTTGAGTCATCTTTGTCTGAGAAGTATCCATTGATACATTTACTGCAAGTCTGTCCTAGAAGAGAGACATAGTCCAAGTTTCATAATATTCACTTTAGTCAGTTGATGTGATTCAGTAATGTATGATTTAATGTTTACCTGTTCTATCCAGTCCAGAACCTTTTTTACATACGCAAATCTCACTCTGCTGATCGATGGGTGTAAAACCGTTCAAACATTTGCAGCGAGTGTCCCTTGTAGGTGTGCATTTATTGAGTACCCTACTACCTGAGGTGGAAAAATAATACAtgttaaaaatctaaatattggaGTAGAATGGCTTTTTCTCTGACTTTGATGTCCATTACACACATAGTGTTAGTTAACCGCCACAGTATCTTATCGCATTACAAACTTTATACAGTAACGTTCTCAGCTACTGAATCTAGCTGCCTGAAAAAGTAGACTGTGGCACTTACCTTTTCTACattcactgcagttttcacAATGAAGACCTTTTCCACTTGGGTTGTACTGTTTTTCTGGACAATCCACACAAGTTTTTGTATAGTAATCGAGCTTCTGACCTACAATTCATTAAACAAAAATCATTTATGAGATGTTTCATGCAACAAATATCCCTTTAGACACAACAGTGGATCCCAAATCCAGGTATTTAACCATATTTATACATACCTGCTCGACAAACTTTCGTAGCACTTGCATTTTGGTGAAATAACAGCAAACACAAGAGAGTTGAGAGGACTTTCACGTAGAAGAACATGACAGCAGTAACACTGTAGTAGTATAGTGTTGAAACTGCGTGTAACCCTCAAACAAGAGGAAATAAGACTGAAACCTCGAGACAACAGACATCGTGACATTTACCCCCCCTCACCCACTGTGGAAAAAAACATGTAGGATTATGCAATTTGTACAGTATGTGTTTTTTTGTATATCttgatatgaaaatatatatttaaaaatttgcCATTAACTTCATCCGTTAAATTTGATCGCTCTGAATCTGATTGGTGCATGTCaaatgtttacaaaataaaacctgaCACATAAAAATGCtcaaaattaaagctaaaaacTAAAAGCAGATTGTGAAGATTTGCTATTGCTTATATTGCAGTTTTGCCATCCTTTTGATTATCAATTTCTAAAATATAGCCTATCACATACAACTgcttaaaaagttttttttttctctcactctcttGGAATATTCTACATTCTCAACTGGATTTTTCTTAACTGGATTTTTCTCAACTGGATTTTTCTCAACTGgatttttttctggatttttcTCTCAAAAAGAACAGGAAATGAAATCTCTTTAGGTTGCTTATCTCGGTCATGTGCGCTGCCCTAATAAAATGTTCTCACGACAGAATAGACAGAGAGAAACATGAAAGAAGATTACAATTTGTCAATTTGAATTATTATCTCTTTGGACATCCATTTAATATTTCTAACATGCCAAATTCAGTAAAATAACTGAGACTTATCTAATGGCATTAATTCAGTTTTCAAAACGCAATTTCTACATTTTCGAGATCTGTTGtctctttatcttttttttctttcttttaaatgttaGCATCCCATAGTTTTCATTTGATTCTTGAAAACATCAGGTCtggtatacatttatttattgatcttGATGAGGCAATCAAATTAAATGACACACTCAGTGAAGGTGCTCTCTCTATGTATTCTAATGACTCAGATGTTTTGCATAGGAAAAAACTACTCTTA contains the following coding sequences:
- the si:ch73-361p23.3 gene encoding tumor necrosis factor receptor superfamily member 9 isoform X1 — protein: MIKSTLCHVSTLYYYSVTAVMFFYVKVLSTLLCLLLFHQNASATKVCRAGQKLDYYTKTCVDCPEKQYNPSGKGLHCENCSECRKGSRVLNKCTPTRDTRCKCLNGFTPIDQQSEICVCKKGSGLDRTGQTCSKCINGYFSDKDDSTCQNWRECKSGIKIAGTSTSDAVCKNGSEIVNEGSTIHITTLKTATISSAGPSRTMTSSSTAHSNTTASSSNKDGNFDSFWLVMLCVGILLLSGLLYHKCKITHCIHNHKKVDSRKESICRKPVEESGEKCLSLLV
- the si:ch73-361p23.3 gene encoding tumor necrosis factor receptor superfamily member 9 isoform X2 — encoded protein: MGVSSTSVSTLYYYSVTAVMFFYVKVLSTLLCLLLFHQNASATKVCRAGQKLDYYTKTCVDCPEKQYNPSGKGLHCENCSECRKGSRVLNKCTPTRDTRCKCLNGFTPIDQQSEICVCKKGSGLDRTGQTCSKCINGYFSDKDDSTCQNWRECKSGIKIAGTSTSDAVCKNGSEIVNEGSTIHITTLKTATISSAGPSRTMTSSSTAHSNTTASSSNKDGNFDSFWLVMLCVGILLLSGLLYHKCKITHCIHNHKKVDSRKESICRKPVEESGEKCLSLLV